In one Silene latifolia isolate original U9 population chromosome 10, ASM4854445v1, whole genome shotgun sequence genomic region, the following are encoded:
- the LOC141605944 gene encoding uncharacterized protein LOC141605944 — MSTTTKTPLLTSSPPQQHPPTYVILQYYPHTIPNLRRILLRILLFTLSLLTISLLIYLLYPSDPELRLVRVKLNHIRVQTRTHPPSLDLSLFLQLRVRNRDMFSLAYRSLTVAISYRGRKLGFVSSHGGVIGARQSSYVNATLDVNGFEVLHDLFYLIEDLASGSVPFDTVSIVDGYLGVLFVKFPFQAKVSCEVDVNPRNQKIVHQNCYPELQEAASPSPY; from the exons ATGTCAACCACCACTAAAACACCCCTCCTCACCTCCTCACCACCGCAACAACATCCCCCAACCTACGTAATTTTACAATACTACCCCCACACAATCCCGAACCTCCGCCGCATCCTCCTCCGTATCCTCCTCTTTACGCTCTctctcctaaccatctccctcctaATATACCTATTATACCCCTCCGATCCGGAGCTCCGACTCGTCCGAGTCAAACTCAATCACATCCGAGTTCAAACTCGGACTCACCCTCCCTCGCTTGACCTTTCTCTTTTTCTCCAACTTAGGGTTCGTAATCGCGATATGTTTTCGCTCGCGTATCGATCGTTGACCGTTGCGATATCGTATCGagggaggaaattagggtttgtatCGTCGCATGGTGGTGTAATTGGGGCTAGACAATCGTCGTATGTTAATGCTACGCTTGATGTTAATGGTTTTGAGGTTTTGCAtgatttgttttatttgattgaGGATCTTGCTTCTGGTTCTGTTCCTTTTGATACTGTTTCGATTGTTGATGGATATCTTGGCGTTTTGTTCGTCAAATTTCCCTTTCAG GCTAAAGTATCATGCGAGGTAGATGTGAATCCCAGAAACCAGAAAATAGTTCATCAAAATTGCTATCCAGAG TTACAAGAAGCAGCAAGTCCATCACCCTATTGA